A single region of the Rhodospirillales bacterium genome encodes:
- a CDS encoding sigma-70 family RNA polymerase sigma factor, with protein MTRQFQQDWQELAAAAQKGDKRAYHTLLQQLVPYIRNVLSGSLSDADAVEDIVQETLLSVHKSLKTYSPDLPFKPWLLAIVNFRRTDYLRKYYAGRQDRISPVDVLEFSDEHVTTQPSISELGDVELALSRLPERQRRIFRMIKIEGFSAQEVANEMGMNVSAVKVSAHRTLKKLREELGND; from the coding sequence ATGACCCGACAATTCCAACAGGACTGGCAAGAGCTTGCGGCGGCGGCGCAGAAGGGAGACAAACGCGCCTATCATACGCTTTTGCAGCAGCTTGTCCCGTATATCCGCAATGTCTTGTCCGGATCTTTATCGGATGCCGATGCGGTGGAAGATATCGTTCAGGAAACGCTTCTTTCGGTTCATAAGTCCTTGAAAACCTATTCGCCTGACCTGCCTTTCAAACCCTGGCTTCTTGCTATCGTGAATTTCCGGCGCACGGATTATCTGCGCAAATATTATGCGGGGCGGCAGGACAGGATTTCGCCGGTGGATGTTCTGGAATTTTCTGACGAACATGTAACCACTCAACCTTCCATCAGCGAACTGGGGGATGTGGAGCTGGCTCTTTCCCGTCTGCCGGAGCGGCAGCGGCGGATTTTCCGGATGATTAAGATAGAAGGATTTAGTGCGCAGGAAGTCGCAAACGAAATGGGGATGAATGTGTCGGCGGTGAAAGTCTCCGCCCACCGGACATTGAAAAAACTGCGTGAGGAACTGGGGAATGACTAG
- a CDS encoding DUF192 domain-containing protein produces MSLLALFMLPACSEEGADIPLRNRLEVETQDGNTHLFFAELALTPAQQAQGLMHRVDMPEKTGMLFYFGGDEAERNFWMKNTLIPLDMLFIKKDGRIHHIHENARPHDLTTIPSNGPVAAVFEINGGLSARLGIKAGDKVRSAFFNSTVAE; encoded by the coding sequence ATGTCCCTTCTCGCTTTGTTCATGCTTCCGGCGTGTTCGGAGGAGGGGGCCGACATTCCCCTTCGGAACAGGCTGGAGGTTGAGACGCAGGACGGGAACACACACCTGTTTTTTGCCGAACTGGCGCTGACGCCTGCGCAGCAGGCGCAGGGCCTGATGCACAGGGTGGATATGCCGGAAAAAACAGGGATGCTGTTTTATTTCGGCGGCGATGAGGCGGAGCGCAATTTCTGGATGAAAAACACCCTGATCCCCCTTGATATGCTTTTCATTAAAAAGGATGGGCGCATCCACCATATCCACGAAAACGCGCGTCCGCACGATTTGACAACGATTCCCTCGAATGGCCCGGTCGCGGCGGTCTTCGAAATCAACGGCGGGCTGAGTGCCCGGCTCGGGATAAAGGCCGGGGACAAGGTCCGCAGCGCTTTTTTCAATTCTACCGTTGCGGAGTAA
- a CDS encoding ATP-binding cassette domain-containing protein → MDKITLQPHNKTEKKKSWDLIKRMAGNYLRPYAGRLLVAMIFMAVSAGLTGAFAVMIEPVMDDVLGAGKLDKVWSLGFVVFLIFFFRGITTYAHTVMMNQIGQRIVADIQKAVFSHFMTLDLKFFHANPSGQLLSRVVNDVNVMRTAVVESLTGFGKSLLTLFSLVGVMFYQDWVLACSAFVIFPFAAGFVVWIGQRLRKFSGRIQDDMADLSDILSQIFQGVRLVKAYGMEEYEKERAEKSIFRVRDLIMKSVQVGNLSTPVNEFLIGVVIFGIVVYGGYEVAAGRSSAGELLSFITAFTMSYEPMKKLARLNNKLQTGLGAADRVFDLMDTVPDVEEAPGAVSVSLSRPEITFENVEFQYEDDEKKALEGVSFTLAGGQVSALVGRSGSGKTTIMNLIPRFFDVTAGRVLIDGRDIREMTLRSLRENIALVSQDVTIFDDSAEANIAYGRQGASREEIVRAAIAAEADAFIRELPQGYDTRLGEEGVKLSGGQRQRISIARAILRDAPILLLDEATSALDNEAERAIQKTLSELQKGRTTLIIAHRLSTVQNADRILMLEEGRLVESGNHEDLLANDNVYARMYDAGLSG, encoded by the coding sequence ATGGATAAAATCACGCTGCAACCGCACAATAAAACGGAAAAAAAGAAGAGCTGGGACCTCATCAAACGGATGGCCGGCAACTACCTGCGTCCCTACGCGGGCCGCCTTCTTGTCGCGATGATTTTTATGGCCGTATCGGCGGGGCTGACGGGGGCTTTTGCCGTGATGATCGAGCCGGTGATGGACGACGTTCTTGGGGCTGGCAAGCTGGACAAGGTCTGGTCTTTAGGGTTTGTGGTCTTCCTCATTTTCTTCTTTCGCGGCATCACCACCTATGCGCACACCGTGATGATGAACCAGATCGGGCAGCGTATCGTGGCGGATATCCAAAAGGCCGTTTTTTCCCATTTTATGACGCTGGACCTGAAATTTTTTCATGCCAATCCAAGCGGGCAGCTTTTGTCCCGCGTTGTAAACGACGTCAACGTGATGCGCACGGCGGTGGTGGAAAGCCTGACAGGATTTGGGAAGAGCCTCCTTACCCTCTTTTCCCTTGTCGGCGTCATGTTTTATCAGGACTGGGTTTTGGCGTGCAGCGCCTTTGTGATTTTTCCTTTCGCGGCCGGATTTGTTGTCTGGATCGGGCAGCGCTTGCGGAAGTTTTCAGGCCGCATTCAGGACGATATGGCGGATTTATCGGATATCCTGTCCCAGATCTTTCAGGGCGTACGGCTGGTGAAGGCTTATGGTATGGAGGAATACGAAAAAGAGCGGGCGGAAAAATCCATTTTCCGCGTCCGGGATCTGATTATGAAGTCCGTTCAGGTGGGGAATCTTTCAACGCCGGTCAATGAATTTTTGATCGGAGTGGTGATTTTCGGTATTGTGGTTTACGGCGGATACGAAGTGGCGGCGGGCCGTTCCAGCGCGGGGGAGCTTCTTTCTTTCATTACGGCCTTTACGATGTCTTACGAGCCGATGAAAAAGCTCGCGCGGCTGAACAACAAGCTTCAGACGGGCCTTGGGGCGGCGGACCGCGTTTTCGATCTGATGGATACGGTTCCCGATGTCGAAGAAGCGCCCGGCGCCGTGTCCGTTTCCCTGTCCAGACCTGAAATCACCTTCGAGAATGTCGAGTTCCAATACGAGGACGACGAGAAAAAGGCGCTGGAGGGCGTATCTTTTACGCTCGCAGGCGGGCAGGTGAGCGCGCTTGTCGGGCGCTCCGGCAGCGGAAAAACAACGATTATGAATCTTATTCCCCGCTTTTTCGATGTGACCGCCGGACGGGTGCTGATTGACGGGCGCGACATCAGGGAGATGACCCTGCGCAGCTTGCGGGAAAATATCGCGCTTGTCTCTCAGGATGTTACGATTTTTGACGACAGTGCCGAGGCCAATATTGCTTACGGCCGTCAGGGGGCAAGCCGGGAAGAGATCGTAAGGGCAGCCATTGCCGCCGAAGCAGACGCTTTTATCCGTGAGCTCCCGCAGGGCTATGACACAAGGCTGGGGGAAGAGGGGGTCAAGCTCTCCGGCGGGCAGCGCCAGCGCATCTCCATTGCCCGCGCCATCTTGCGCGATGCGCCCATTTTACTGCTGGATGAGGCCACGTCCGCCCTGGATAACGAAGCAGAACGCGCCATCCAGAAAACGCTTTCGGAACTTCAGAAAGGCCGGACGACGCTGATTATCGCCCACCGTCTTTCAACCGTTCAAAATGCGGACAGGATTTTGATGCTGGAAGAGGGAAGGCTCGTGGAAAGCGGCAATCACGAAGATCTGCTGGCCAATGACAATGTCTATGCCCGGATGTATGACGCCGGGTTGAGTGGATAA
- a CDS encoding NAD(P)H-hydrate dehydratase, translated as MHEILTNGQMAAADRFTIAGGTAGITLMEAAGRAVADVVAACYPGRRILILCGPGNNGGDGFVAGRHLKDRGFEVDMACLTDAGTLKGDAARAAGKWDGKTQSFEEVPIPENAVVLDAVFGTGFDRALESPVTDLFQKIKEAKLPVVAVDIPSGVNGDTGAGDPHALQAAYSVTFFRKKLGHVLYPGAGFSGQVSVHDIGISDAALAETGFAALENHPGLWKAHLPHPAADTHKYKKGHVVMMGGAAMTGAVRLASEAAMRVGAGLCSVVAPPGTGEIYRKGAAHILIEDGQGYGGFAAHCRDERRSAVLIGPGAGLKDKAGLQKAVLDVLALEKPCVLDADALSAFEGEADVLFEALHSRCVLTPHEGEFKRVFGGLDGSKLERCQKAAKMAGCAVLLKGPDTVICAPDRTVVINSDSVPALGTAGSGDVLAGMIAGYLAQGVGAFDAACMSVWIHARAGAHFGEGLVASDLPNEIPLVLKAL; from the coding sequence GTGCATGAAATTCTCACCAACGGCCAGATGGCGGCGGCGGACCGTTTCACGATTGCAGGCGGCACCGCCGGGATAACCCTGATGGAGGCTGCGGGCCGGGCCGTTGCGGATGTTGTTGCAGCCTGTTATCCGGGTCGGCGCATCCTTATTCTCTGCGGGCCGGGCAATAATGGCGGGGACGGGTTTGTCGCGGGCCGACACTTGAAAGACCGGGGATTTGAGGTCGATATGGCCTGCCTGACGGATGCCGGCACCCTGAAAGGCGATGCGGCGCGTGCGGCAGGAAAATGGGACGGGAAGACTCAATCTTTTGAAGAGGTCCCCATTCCAGAAAATGCGGTGGTGCTTGACGCTGTTTTCGGGACCGGATTTGATCGGGCCTTGGAGTCTCCTGTCACGGATCTGTTTCAAAAAATCAAAGAAGCGAAGCTTCCTGTTGTCGCAGTCGATATTCCCTCCGGTGTCAATGGAGATACGGGGGCGGGCGATCCTCATGCCCTGCAGGCCGCATACAGCGTGACGTTTTTCCGTAAAAAGCTGGGGCATGTGCTGTATCCGGGGGCGGGTTTCAGCGGGCAGGTGAGCGTCCATGATATCGGCATTTCGGATGCGGCGCTGGCGGAAACCGGATTCGCGGCGCTGGAAAACCATCCCGGTCTCTGGAAAGCGCACCTTCCGCATCCTGCCGCAGATACGCATAAATATAAAAAAGGCCATGTGGTGATGATGGGCGGGGCTGCAATGACGGGGGCGGTTCGTCTGGCCTCCGAAGCGGCCATGCGGGTGGGGGCGGGGCTGTGCTCTGTTGTGGCACCGCCGGGAACGGGAGAGATATACCGCAAAGGCGCGGCGCACATCCTGATCGAGGACGGGCAGGGATATGGGGGCTTTGCCGCGCATTGTCGTGACGAGCGCCGCAGCGCCGTTCTTATCGGGCCGGGTGCGGGGCTGAAAGACAAAGCAGGGCTGCAAAAAGCCGTTCTGGATGTTCTGGCGCTGGAAAAACCCTGCGTGCTGGATGCGGATGCGCTCAGCGCGTTTGAAGGCGAGGCGGACGTTTTGTTCGAAGCGCTGCACTCCAGATGCGTCCTGACCCCGCATGAAGGGGAATTTAAAAGAGTTTTCGGCGGTCTGGACGGCTCGAAGCTGGAGCGGTGCCAAAAAGCGGCAAAGATGGCCGGGTGCGCCGTTCTTCTCAAAGGGCCGGATACGGTTATCTGCGCACCGGATCGAACGGTCGTTATTAATTCAGATTCTGTGCCCGCATTGGGAACGGCCGGAAGCGGGGATGTTCTGGCGGGGATGATCGCGGGTTATCTGGCGCAGGGCGTTGGCGCCTTTGACGCCGCCTGCATGTCTGTGTGGATTCACGCCCGCGCAGGCGCGCATTTCGGGGAGGGGCTTGTGGCGAGCGACCTGCCGAACGAGATCCCCCTTGTCCTCAAAGCGCTGTAA
- a CDS encoding DUF1109 family protein yields the protein MTSEKRLEDLIDGLSGDLNPVRPLAHPLWRAGVCFVLTAAYLAATVYGLHPRMDWMDKFHELNFLFEMSLAGAVWISALLCAGWLCVPDMRGQEWMKAVPVTLTGIFVLWSVLRGVMDGVSIFPLHWDHCFENGFLMGMVPLALVAFFSRGGTTTHPYWLALMNTLAVGSAGWMGLRLTCSMDDVGHGFLYHFVPFLVLGSLIGVFARRLFRW from the coding sequence ATGACTAGCGAAAAAAGACTGGAGGATTTGATTGACGGGTTGTCCGGGGATTTAAATCCTGTCCGGCCGCTTGCCCATCCTTTGTGGCGGGCCGGCGTCTGTTTTGTTTTGACGGCGGCGTATCTGGCCGCGACTGTCTACGGCTTGCATCCGCGTATGGACTGGATGGATAAATTCCATGAACTGAATTTCCTGTTCGAAATGTCGCTGGCGGGCGCCGTCTGGATCAGCGCGCTTCTTTGCGCCGGATGGCTTTGCGTTCCCGATATGCGCGGGCAGGAATGGATGAAGGCCGTCCCTGTGACCCTGACAGGGATTTTTGTGCTCTGGAGCGTGCTGCGCGGGGTTATGGACGGCGTTTCCATTTTCCCGCTGCACTGGGATCACTGTTTTGAAAACGGCTTTCTCATGGGCATGGTTCCTTTGGCCCTTGTGGCCTTCTTTTCGCGGGGCGGAACAACGACGCATCCTTACTGGCTGGCCCTGATGAATACGCTGGCTGTCGGCTCTGCCGGGTGGATGGGGCTGCGCCTGACCTGCTCCATGGACGATGTCGGTCATGGTTTTTTATATCATTTCGTCCCGTTCCTCGTTTTGGGAAGCCTGATTGGGGTTTTCGCCCGCAGGCTTTTCCGGTGGTAA
- a CDS encoding CBS domain-containing protein, translating into MMPCSDAMITNELITAAPDMRVEDALELFQKHRIRSVPIVDANGKFLGIFNFHHLLNSILPAPLGLQKEDRRMRGLNLNLDHLTGQTEWLASRLQSLMERKLETVMVRDVETVDPDTPLREGVRLMANNGSPLPVVDEKTGNLVGLISSQSAIRTILQIKADIKRRKPVDEISR; encoded by the coding sequence ATGATGCCTTGCTCTGATGCAATGATTACCAACGAGTTGATAACGGCAGCGCCGGATATGCGGGTCGAAGATGCGCTCGAGCTTTTCCAGAAACATAGGATTCGCAGTGTTCCGATTGTGGATGCGAACGGAAAATTCTTGGGGATTTTTAACTTTCACCATTTGCTGAATTCTATTTTACCGGCGCCGCTGGGGCTGCAAAAAGAAGACCGCCGGATGCGGGGGCTTAATCTTAATCTGGATCATTTAACGGGCCAGACAGAGTGGCTTGCCTCCCGCCTTCAAAGCCTGATGGAAAGAAAGCTTGAAACGGTTATGGTCCGCGATGTCGAGACGGTCGATCCTGACACCCCGTTGAGAGAAGGCGTTCGCCTGATGGCGAATAACGGCAGCCCGCTTCCTGTCGTTGATGAAAAAACGGGGAATCTTGTCGGACTGATTTCATCTCAGAGCGCGATCCGCACCATTTTGCAAATCAAGGCAGATATTAAACGGCGGAAACCCGTAGATGAGATTTCTCGATAA
- the clpP gene encoding ATP-dependent Clp endopeptidase proteolytic subunit ClpP — MSERDPLEVYNSHLIPTVIEQTNRGERAFDIFSRLLKERIIFLTGEVNDHVSSLICAQLLFLESENPTKDISFYINSPGGVVTSGMAMYDTMQYIKPEVSTVCIGQAASMGSLLLMAGAAGKRFSLPNSRIMVHQPSGGAQGQATDIEIQAKEILRLRATLNNIYVQHTGKKLSEIEKAMERDNFMSAEEARKFGLIDKVVSAHGETDDKDKKKS, encoded by the coding sequence ATGAGCGAGCGTGACCCTTTGGAAGTTTATAACAGCCACCTTATTCCCACAGTGATCGAACAGACCAATCGCGGGGAGAGGGCCTTCGATATTTTCTCCCGTCTTTTGAAAGAGCGGATTATTTTCCTGACCGGCGAAGTGAACGATCATGTCTCCAGTCTGATTTGCGCCCAGCTTTTGTTTCTGGAGTCCGAAAACCCGACCAAGGATATTTCCTTTTACATCAATTCGCCGGGCGGGGTCGTGACGTCCGGTATGGCGATGTATGACACGATGCAGTACATCAAGCCCGAAGTCTCTACCGTTTGTATCGGACAGGCCGCCTCCATGGGCTCGCTGCTTTTGATGGCGGGCGCGGCGGGCAAACGGTTTTCCTTGCCCAATTCCAGGATTATGGTGCACCAGCCTTCGGGCGGGGCGCAGGGGCAGGCGACGGACATCGAAATTCAGGCGAAAGAGATCCTGCGGCTTCGTGCCACCCTGAATAATATTTATGTGCAGCATACGGGCAAAAAACTCTCCGAGATCGAAAAAGCCATGGAGCGCGATAACTTTATGTCCGCCGAGGAAGCCAGAAAATTCGGCCTCATTGACAAGGTTGTCAGTGCGCACGGCGAAACCGACGATAAAGACAAGAAGAAAAGTTAA
- a CDS encoding trigger factor, translated as MQVKEIKSEGLSHELEVTVPANEIEKHMEARLKEVGKTVRLPGFRPGKAPMTILKKRYGRAVMGEVLEKAVNESSARALKDKDIKPAMQPKIEVKEFDEGKDLTFKIEVDTLPEFKVMDLKGLKLEKPVAKVDKKAVDESLQRIADQNPSSKPIEGNRATKKGDILVIDFHGRTRDDGVEHEGMHAHGHKLELGSGQFIPGFEDQLIGKKAGETVEVNVTFPKEYGAKELAGRDAVFDVKIEEIHEKAKGEINDDFAKSLGLEDEKALRAAVEEQMGREYASLSRMKLKRALLDVLDEKHVFDLPKGMLEAEYELILKQIESERQMSEDEDKSVSDEEKAELREIAARRVRLGLVLSDVGNKNKITVTDQELQQAVIAEARKYPGQEKIVFEYYQKNPQMLESLRAPLFEDKVVDHVFSLADITEKEVSVEELTAEEDEEETPKPEKKAAAKKKSSDKKPATKKAAKKSA; from the coding sequence ATGCAAGTTAAAGAAATTAAATCAGAAGGTCTGTCTCACGAACTGGAAGTGACCGTGCCGGCCAATGAAATTGAAAAACACATGGAAGCGCGCCTGAAGGAAGTCGGCAAGACGGTCCGCTTGCCCGGTTTCCGTCCCGGTAAAGCGCCGATGACCATTCTGAAAAAACGCTATGGCCGCGCCGTGATGGGCGAAGTGCTGGAAAAAGCGGTGAATGAAAGCTCTGCCAGGGCGCTCAAGGACAAAGACATAAAGCCCGCGATGCAGCCGAAAATCGAGGTCAAGGAATTCGACGAAGGCAAGGACCTGACTTTTAAAATAGAAGTGGATACCCTTCCTGAATTTAAAGTCATGGATTTGAAAGGCTTGAAGCTTGAAAAGCCTGTGGCCAAAGTGGATAAAAAAGCCGTCGATGAGTCTTTGCAGCGCATTGCGGATCAAAATCCTTCGAGCAAGCCGATCGAAGGCAATCGCGCCACCAAAAAAGGTGATATTCTGGTGATCGATTTCCATGGCCGGACCAGGGATGACGGCGTGGAGCATGAAGGCATGCATGCGCATGGCCATAAGCTCGAACTCGGATCGGGGCAGTTTATCCCCGGGTTTGAAGACCAGTTGATCGGCAAAAAAGCGGGGGAAACCGTAGAGGTTAATGTGACGTTCCCGAAAGAATACGGGGCGAAAGAACTGGCGGGCCGCGACGCGGTTTTCGACGTGAAGATCGAGGAAATTCACGAAAAAGCCAAAGGGGAAATTAACGACGACTTCGCCAAATCCCTTGGCCTGGAGGATGAAAAAGCGCTGCGTGCCGCCGTTGAGGAGCAAATGGGCCGCGAATACGCAAGCCTCAGCCGGATGAAGCTCAAGCGCGCCCTTCTCGACGTTCTGGATGAAAAGCACGTCTTCGATCTTCCGAAAGGGATGCTGGAGGCGGAATACGAGCTGATTTTGAAGCAGATCGAATCCGAGCGTCAAATGAGCGAGGACGAGGACAAATCTGTCAGTGATGAAGAAAAAGCGGAACTCAGGGAGATTGCGGCGCGCCGCGTGCGTCTGGGGCTCGTTTTGTCCGATGTCGGGAATAAAAACAAAATTACCGTGACAGATCAGGAATTGCAGCAGGCGGTTATCGCCGAAGCCCGTAAATATCCGGGGCAGGAAAAGATAGTTTTTGAATATTACCAGAAAAACCCGCAAATGCTTGAATCCCTGCGCGCGCCCCTTTTTGAAGACAAGGTCGTCGATCATGTTTTCTCTTTGGCGGACATTACAGAAAAAGAAGTGTCCGTTGAGGAACTGACGGCCGAGGAAGACGAAGAAGAAACGCCTAAACCTGAGAAAAAGGCGGCCGCCAAGAAAAAATCTTCCGATAAAAAGCCGGCAACGAAGAAAGCTGCCAAAAAATCCGCATAG
- a CDS encoding arsenic transporter, whose product MLASAIVLIVTFIAIFTEEIHGFHRAKVAMVGAGVMVFTGEAFGFYDQKLAVEIIDWNVIFLLGAMMTLVAIMIPTGGFQALAYYTAELSKGRLYVLLAMLGMSIAVLSLFLNNVTTVIIFGPLIMLICQALRVSPVPFLMTTAILSNIGGVATLVGDPPNLMIGSAAGIDFTSFLVHMGGIVLVACLLTLACLSFLFRKRLNVIPEPLNVDLEGIIKSKRIWYSSLLVLGGMIVLFVFQGSLGWDAWVIAALGMTVLLFIANKISIDDYIAQTELSLLVFLVALFVIIGGVEESHFLQYLGQFIEPFVKSDILVAAIVLMWVGAFFSAAIDNIPFTAAMIPIILGLQTQGIDVTVLWWSLAIGVGLGGNATHLGSAANVFVVSIAERAASKEGKESLSITPWIWFKNATPATLVALFASSVIMWIFFPFFSAPVHG is encoded by the coding sequence ATGTTAGCGTCGGCGATTGTTTTGATTGTAACTTTTATCGCTATTTTCACAGAGGAAATTCACGGTTTTCACAGGGCAAAGGTGGCAATGGTCGGTGCGGGCGTGATGGTTTTTACGGGAGAGGCGTTTGGTTTTTACGATCAAAAGCTGGCCGTTGAGATCATTGACTGGAACGTGATTTTCCTTCTGGGCGCGATGATGACCCTTGTGGCGATTATGATTCCCACTGGCGGGTTTCAGGCCTTGGCCTATTACACAGCGGAGCTGAGCAAGGGGAGGCTCTACGTGTTGCTTGCGATGCTGGGGATGTCCATCGCCGTTTTGTCCCTTTTCCTGAATAATGTCACGACTGTCATCATATTCGGACCGCTGATCATGCTTATTTGTCAGGCCCTCAGGGTCAGCCCGGTTCCGTTTCTGATGACAACGGCTATATTGTCCAATATCGGCGGCGTTGCGACTTTGGTCGGGGACCCGCCCAATCTGATGATCGGTTCTGCCGCCGGCATTGATTTTACAAGCTTTTTGGTTCATATGGGCGGTATCGTCCTTGTCGCTTGTCTTCTGACTCTTGCTTGTTTGAGCTTTCTTTTCAGGAAGAGGCTGAATGTTATTCCGGAGCCCTTGAATGTTGATCTTGAGGGAATCATAAAAAGCAAAAGGATATGGTATTCCTCCCTGCTCGTTTTGGGCGGCATGATCGTTTTGTTTGTGTTTCAGGGAAGCTTGGGGTGGGATGCCTGGGTTATTGCAGCTCTGGGCATGACGGTCCTGCTGTTTATCGCGAATAAGATAAGCATTGACGATTACATCGCCCAAACGGAACTTTCCCTGCTGGTTTTTTTGGTGGCCCTGTTCGTGATTATCGGCGGCGTTGAGGAAAGTCATTTCCTTCAATATCTGGGGCAATTTATCGAGCCGTTTGTGAAGTCTGATATTCTCGTCGCGGCGATTGTCTTGATGTGGGTTGGGGCATTCTTTTCTGCGGCCATTGATAATATTCCTTTCACCGCAGCGATGATCCCGATCATCCTGGGACTGCAAACGCAAGGCATAGACGTTACCGTTTTGTGGTGGAGTCTGGCGATAGGGGTCGGTCTGGGCGGAAATGCAACGCATTTGGGATCCGCTGCGAATGTTTTTGTCGTGTCTATTGCGGAACGTGCGGCTTCCAAAGAAGGGAAGGAAAGTCTTTCGATCACCCCGTGGATTTGGTTTAAGAATGCCACGCCGGCGACGCTGGTGGCGCTTTTCGCTTCTTCCGTTATCATGTGGATTTTCTTCCCCTTCTTTTCAGCCCCCGTCCACGGGTAA